From one Mytilus edulis chromosome 1, xbMytEdul2.2, whole genome shotgun sequence genomic stretch:
- the LOC139494950 gene encoding uncharacterized protein isoform X3, with product MLKLETFNSLHTKLCQTGSSQPRQTPGEVENPLLDTGSSTSANECLKCKMLSACALCVDCNCFYCEICCDTHTKGNPKHKVCMIEHTIKSVFDVNCSKCKKKEPTVVCTTCKKVLCDNCTCEHEADRVNIELIKHKPRAKRTISSCSSELEILQEIKIKNVHVCGICILDDGQIVIGDRKNGQLLMPIKVDEIDTFNLKFEPRGLVHMYGKKIAVTSSHDKKIIIFELGNPSWTESDELKCDDKPFSISYNDDHFAVEFEESEDGFIGILTTGGKMVHRIQNTCDFAYFTGNTIRLALDMKRGLVFVSALSKKLVSCVDFSGKIVWHVPISSPRGIIFVPGIAVGHKNIVCASKRHNTVYEMGSENGDFEVLLSGSKIPGPRYITYSLQLKKLCIQADNGQFLVYKYKIY from the coding sequence atacCGGTAGTTCGACATCTGCTAATGAATGCCTCAAGTGTAAAATGCTGTCTGCGTGTGCCCTGTGTGTAGACTGCAACTGTTTTTACTGCGAGATTTGTTGCGATACACATACCAAAGGTAATCCAAAGCATAAGGTGTGTATGATTGAACATACTATAAAAAGTGTGTTTGACGTTAACTgcagtaaatgtaaaaaaaaagaacctaCTGTCGTTTGTACAACTTGCAAGAAGGTGCTTTGTGATAATTGTACTTGCGAACATGAGGCAGACAGAGTCAACATAGAATTAATCAAACATAAACCACGAGCCAAACGCACAATTTCTAGCTGTTCATCTGAGCTAGAAATTCttcaagaaataaaaattaaaaatgtgcaTGTCTGTGGTATATGCATTTTAGATGATGGTCAAATCGTCATAGGAGATAGAAAAAATGGACAGTTATTAATGCCTATAAAAGTCGATGAAATAGATACGTTTAATCTAAAATTTGAACCAAGAGGACTAGTGCATATGTATGGGAAGAAAATTGCGGTGACAAGTTCGCATGACAAGAAAATAATAATCTTTGAATTAGGAAACCCATCTTGGACCGAATCAGATGAACTCAAATGTGATGATAAACCATTCAGTATTTCCTATAACGACGATCATTTTGCTGTCGAATTTGAAGAAAGCGAAGATGGATTCATCGGTATACTTACTACAGGAGGAAAGATGGTACATAGAATACAAAACACGTGTGACTTTGCGTATTTTACAGGTAATACCATTCGCTTAGCTTTGGACATGAAAAGGGGTTTGGTATTTGTGTCAGCATTGAGCAAGAAATTAGTTTCGTGCGTAGATTTCAGTGGTAAAATTGTTTGGCATGTTCCAATATCGAGTCCCAGGGGTATTATATTTGTTCCTGGAATAGCAGTTGGTCACAAAAACATTGTATGTGCAAGCAAGCGGCATAATACAGTGTACGAAATGGGGTCTGAAAATGGTGATTTCGAGGTTTTATTATCTGGAAGTAAAATACCAGGCCCTCGATATATCACATATAGCTTACAGCTAAAGAAATTATGTATACAGGCTGACAATGGACAATTTCTTGTCTATAAGTataagatatattaa